The following proteins are encoded in a genomic region of Burkholderia pyrrocinia:
- a CDS encoding ExbD/TolR family protein gives MAMNTGFSDDDDDAVMSEINMTPLVDVMLVLLIIFLVTIPAMQHAVKIDLPHASSQPVDEKPQTVDVAIQGDGTILWDDHTVTREQLQARIAEAAQRKPQPELHLRADRKVAYEHVAEVMSDAQAGGLTKLGFVTAPAAKAK, from the coding sequence ATGGCAATGAACACCGGTTTCAGCGACGATGACGACGATGCCGTGATGAGCGAGATCAACATGACGCCGCTCGTCGACGTCATGCTCGTACTCCTGATCATTTTTCTCGTGACCATCCCGGCGATGCAGCATGCGGTGAAGATCGACCTGCCGCACGCCAGCAGCCAGCCCGTCGACGAAAAGCCGCAGACGGTCGACGTCGCGATCCAGGGCGACGGCACGATCCTGTGGGACGACCACACGGTCACGCGCGAACAATTGCAGGCACGCATCGCGGAAGCGGCGCAACGCAAGCCGCAGCCGGAGTTGCACCTGCGTGCCGACCGCAAGGTTGCATACGAGCACGTCGCCGAAGTGATGTCGGATGCGCAGGCAGGCGGCCTGACGAAGCTCGGCTTCGTGACCGCGCCGGCCGCGAAAGCGAAGTAA
- a CDS encoding LysR family transcriptional regulator → MNLDAHNLNDLMYFSQVVEHGGFSAAERVLGISKSRLSRRLTELEAALGVRLLQRSTRKLALTEAGELFYQHCQAMLAEAQAAMNAVQQLRASPRGSVRVSVPVTLSQTMLSRILPEFLRRYPEVKVHVRVTNRVIDLFEDSIDVALRVRSEPPQNANIVVRPLWRTEQMLVGAPSLLSQNAPPLVPDDLTGFETLDTPSVDGRHVFNLIAPDGTRHVHEHDPRLVTADLMTIREAVLDGLGIAALPEMMYGNALRAGQLSPVMPGWTLPVPQLYAVFVSRQGMPPAVRAFVDYLVEKLDHGAYKEPGCPERAKKEAAADVSAT, encoded by the coding sequence ATGAATCTCGATGCACATAACCTGAACGACCTCATGTACTTTTCGCAGGTCGTCGAACATGGCGGTTTCTCGGCCGCGGAGCGCGTGCTGGGTATCTCGAAATCGCGCCTGTCACGGCGCCTGACCGAACTCGAGGCGGCGCTCGGCGTGCGTCTGCTGCAGCGCTCGACGCGCAAGCTCGCGCTGACCGAGGCGGGGGAGCTGTTCTACCAGCATTGCCAGGCGATGCTTGCCGAAGCGCAGGCCGCGATGAACGCGGTGCAGCAGTTGCGTGCGTCGCCGCGCGGCTCGGTGCGTGTCAGCGTGCCCGTCACGCTGTCGCAGACGATGCTGTCGCGCATCCTGCCCGAATTCCTGCGCCGTTATCCCGAGGTGAAGGTGCACGTCCGCGTGACGAATCGCGTGATCGACCTGTTCGAGGATTCGATCGACGTCGCGTTGCGCGTGCGCTCGGAACCGCCGCAGAACGCCAACATCGTCGTGCGGCCGCTGTGGCGCACCGAGCAGATGCTGGTCGGCGCGCCGAGCCTGCTGAGCCAGAATGCGCCGCCGCTGGTGCCGGACGACCTGACCGGCTTCGAGACGCTCGATACGCCGAGCGTCGACGGGCGGCACGTGTTCAACCTGATTGCGCCGGACGGGACGCGTCATGTGCACGAGCATGACCCGCGACTCGTGACGGCCGACCTGATGACGATCCGCGAGGCCGTGCTCGACGGCCTCGGCATTGCGGCGCTGCCGGAGATGATGTACGGCAATGCGCTGCGTGCAGGGCAACTGTCGCCCGTGATGCCGGGCTGGACGCTGCCGGTGCCGCAGCTGTATGCGGTGTTCGTGTCGCGGCAGGGGATGCCGCCCGCGGTGCGGGCGTTCGTCGACTATCTGGTCGAGAAGCTCGATCACGGCGCCTACAAGGAGCCGGGTTGTCCGGAGCGCGCAAAGAAGGAAGCGGCGGCCGATGTTTCGGCGACCTGA
- a CDS encoding pirin family protein has product MTTARSLDRTYPALRTTEGGGFVVHRPFPTRLLMDFDPFLLLDEMGPVDYAPGEAKGAPDHPHRGFETVTYALDGRFRHRDSSGHAGTLGPGDVQWMTAGAGVVHSEMPDPAFAQAGGRSHGFQLWVNLPRRDKLIAPRYQEIPADRIPTATSPDGRARVRVIAGEAFGVRAAIETRTPILYQHFTLEPGATVTQPVPAGYRVFAYPIDGTGLYGPDRQAVDARHMIVYGDDGDTVTFAAGDTPLDLLLIGGVPLNEPIVRYGPFVMNTEEEIRQAVVDYQTGRMGRIEA; this is encoded by the coding sequence ATGACGACCGCTCGCTCGCTTGACCGTACGTACCCCGCGCTTCGCACCACCGAAGGCGGCGGCTTCGTGGTTCACCGTCCGTTCCCGACCCGGCTGCTGATGGATTTCGATCCGTTCCTGCTGCTCGACGAAATGGGCCCCGTCGACTACGCCCCCGGCGAAGCCAAGGGCGCGCCCGACCATCCGCATCGCGGCTTCGAGACCGTGACCTACGCGCTCGACGGGCGCTTCCGCCATCGCGACTCGTCCGGCCATGCCGGCACGCTCGGCCCCGGCGACGTGCAGTGGATGACGGCCGGCGCCGGCGTCGTGCACAGCGAGATGCCTGATCCGGCGTTCGCGCAGGCAGGCGGCCGCTCCCACGGCTTCCAGCTGTGGGTCAACCTGCCGCGTCGCGACAAGCTGATCGCGCCGCGCTACCAGGAGATCCCGGCCGACCGCATCCCGACCGCGACGTCGCCGGATGGTCGCGCGCGCGTGCGCGTCATCGCCGGCGAAGCGTTCGGCGTCCGGGCCGCGATCGAGACGCGCACGCCGATCCTCTACCAGCATTTCACGCTGGAACCCGGCGCGACGGTCACGCAGCCCGTGCCGGCCGGTTATCGCGTGTTTGCCTATCCGATCGACGGAACGGGCCTCTACGGGCCCGACAGGCAGGCTGTCGACGCACGGCACATGATCGTCTACGGCGACGACGGCGACACGGTCACGTTCGCCGCCGGCGACACGCCGCTCGACCTGCTGCTGATCGGCGGCGTGCCGCTCAACGAGCCGATCGTCCGCTACGGCCCGTTCGTGATGAATACCGAGGAAGAGATCCGGCAGGCCGTCGTCGACTACCAGACCGGCCGCATGGGCCGCATCGAAGCGTGA
- a CDS encoding SRPBCC family protein produces MNFEHLIQINSDDPAVPTLTRDQLWEGLVLRAEQPQLFVLGLDSCVVHERTDTTLERELHYGHATVRDHVTFTPNQQVRYDIRAADGEIGGSLTMTIEERDDHALFLRFEYRTTLPVTDDSEDARQTHGIVKEAYRTSDIDTVRLIREYVQGRKDPDPLH; encoded by the coding sequence TTGAACTTCGAACATCTGATCCAGATCAACTCCGACGATCCGGCCGTGCCGACCCTCACCCGCGACCAGCTCTGGGAAGGTCTCGTGCTGCGCGCCGAGCAGCCGCAACTGTTCGTGCTCGGCCTCGACAGCTGCGTCGTCCACGAACGGACGGACACGACGCTCGAACGTGAACTGCACTACGGACATGCGACCGTGCGCGATCACGTCACGTTCACGCCGAACCAGCAGGTCCGCTACGACATCCGCGCGGCCGATGGCGAGATCGGCGGCTCGCTGACGATGACGATCGAGGAGCGCGACGACCACGCGCTGTTCCTGCGCTTCGAGTACCGCACGACCCTGCCCGTCACGGACGACAGCGAAGACGCGCGGCAGACGCACGGGATCGTCAAGGAAGCGTACCGCACGTCGGATATCGACACGGTCCGCCTGATCCGCGAATATGTCCAGGGCCGCAAGGATCCCGATCCGCTGCACTGA
- the hemP gene encoding hemin uptake protein HemP, translating into MTDTIRPTTLTLRHTTGTASSSRQKTAAVTTPAKPAGNRDAGTRVLSSDALLQGHSHISIAHNGETYQLRATRLGKLILTK; encoded by the coding sequence ATGACCGACACCATCCGCCCGACCACGCTGACCTTGCGCCACACGACCGGCACGGCAAGCAGCAGCCGTCAGAAGACGGCAGCGGTCACCACGCCGGCGAAGCCCGCCGGCAACCGCGATGCAGGCACGCGGGTCCTCAGCAGCGATGCGCTGCTGCAAGGCCACAGCCACATCAGCATCGCGCATAACGGAGAGACCTATCAGTTGCGCGCCACACGGCTCGGCAAACTGATCCTGACGAAGTAA
- a CDS encoding 4Fe-4S binding protein codes for MSVVAATKPGWLAQAGQWMQRHGGLIRGIQWVVVAVYAFLIIVPAVLPLPDDSAHLWSNLTLIAQFAFWGIWWPFVLLSMVMLGRVWCGVLCPEGALTEYASKFGRGGPIPRWIRWGGWPFVAFGITTIYGQMVSVYQYPLAVLFVLGGSTVGAIVIGVLYGREKRVWCKYLCPVNGVFGLLARLAPMRYKVDEDAWRRSYKNGEHGHRVIPINCAPLVPLRSMKGGAACHMCGRCSGHRDAISLSLRSPSDEVVNLGAQQANPWDTALILYGLLGVAIGAFHWTVSPWFVQIKQWLAGWLIDRDITWPLETNAPWILLTHYPDRNDVFSWLDGGLIVSYIVGTGLVYGTALLVLLAAATLMLGRFDRVRLHHLAQALIPIAGAGVFLGLSATTLSLLRAEHVPLGWATDVRIAILVGANAWSAWLAWKVTGRYAAWPRRLAAFAWFAVGLAVVDSAWWLMFWGF; via the coding sequence ATGAGCGTTGTCGCCGCAACCAAGCCGGGCTGGCTCGCGCAGGCCGGCCAGTGGATGCAGCGCCACGGCGGGCTGATCCGCGGCATCCAGTGGGTCGTCGTCGCCGTCTACGCGTTTCTGATCATCGTGCCGGCGGTATTGCCGCTGCCGGACGATTCCGCGCATCTGTGGAGCAACCTCACGCTCATCGCGCAATTCGCGTTCTGGGGCATCTGGTGGCCGTTCGTGCTGCTGTCGATGGTGATGCTCGGTCGCGTCTGGTGCGGCGTGCTGTGCCCGGAGGGCGCGCTCACCGAATACGCGAGCAAGTTCGGCCGCGGCGGCCCGATTCCGCGCTGGATACGGTGGGGCGGCTGGCCGTTCGTCGCGTTCGGGATCACGACGATCTACGGGCAGATGGTGAGCGTGTACCAGTACCCGCTCGCGGTGCTGTTCGTGCTGGGCGGCTCGACCGTCGGCGCGATCGTGATCGGTGTGCTGTACGGCCGCGAGAAACGCGTGTGGTGCAAGTACCTGTGCCCGGTCAATGGCGTGTTCGGGCTGCTCGCGCGGCTCGCGCCGATGCGCTACAAGGTCGACGAGGATGCGTGGCGCCGTTCGTACAAGAATGGCGAGCACGGCCATCGCGTGATTCCGATCAACTGTGCGCCGCTCGTGCCGTTGCGCAGCATGAAGGGTGGAGCGGCGTGCCATATGTGCGGCCGCTGCAGCGGGCACCGCGACGCGATCTCGCTGTCGTTGCGCTCGCCGTCCGACGAAGTCGTGAACCTCGGCGCGCAGCAGGCGAACCCGTGGGACACCGCGCTGATCCTGTACGGCCTGCTCGGCGTCGCGATCGGCGCGTTCCACTGGACCGTCAGCCCGTGGTTCGTGCAGATCAAGCAATGGCTCGCGGGCTGGCTGATCGACCGTGACATCACGTGGCCGCTCGAAACCAATGCGCCGTGGATCCTGCTCACGCACTATCCGGATCGCAACGACGTATTCTCCTGGCTCGACGGCGGGCTGATCGTCAGCTACATCGTCGGCACCGGGCTCGTGTACGGCACGGCGCTGCTGGTGCTGCTGGCCGCTGCCACGCTGATGCTCGGCCGTTTCGATCGCGTGCGGCTGCATCACCTCGCACAGGCGCTGATCCCGATAGCGGGCGCAGGCGTGTTCCTCGGGCTGTCGGCAACGACGCTGTCGTTGCTGCGCGCCGAGCATGTGCCGCTCGGCTGGGCGACCGATGTGCGCATCGCGATCCTGGTCGGCGCCAACGCATGGAGTGCGTGGCTCGCGTGGAAAGTGACAGGGCGCTATGCGGCGTGGCCGCGCCGGCTCGCGGCATTCGCGTGGTTCGCCGTCGGGCTTGCCGTCGTCGACAGCGCATGGTGGTTGATGTTCTGGGGTTTCTGA